In Porites lutea chromosome 8, jaPorLute2.1, whole genome shotgun sequence, the genomic stretch cttaaaaataaaagaaaagaaaataacactCTTGTTCAGGGGAAACATACTTTAGGCGATTCAGCTTGGCCTCAAACAATGGAAGCTCGTAAGGACGAGCCAGAAAGCACTTTTTCTACCGCATGACCGATTTCACAGAGAAAACAGGACAAAAATTAGTATCTGTAGATCAGGCATTTCTGCCTCCCTGAAAgtgcaaaatacaaaataacTTTGGCAACCAGTGAAGTTcaataatagggccatttatacgaggaaaaataagacgcgtcttacataagacgcgaactttccgtataaacggcacatttcgtctaaaataagacgcggcttaggtaagacgcgtcttattagataaaacatgctcgtataaatgttacagttcgcgtcttatttaagacgcgtcttatgtaagacgcgtcttatttttcctcgtataaatggccctaatgtttcTCCTAAACGTTTGCTAACAACAGATACTCTGACCTCAAAAATTAACGGAAAGttgtattcttggtttgcagtCACGTGAAAAGGCGGCCATGTTAATGGCCAATACAATTCATCATGCTCTCATTGTCATTATTTTCCCATAAtacacattagggccatttatacgcggaaaaataagacgcgtcttacataagacgcgtcttaaataagacgcgaactgtaccatttatacgaacatgtcttatctaagacgagaacagctcgtataaatggttcgcgtcttatttcagttcttgactcgttttcatgtgaatatTGTCCGTAGCAACAGCAACCCAACGTGGCgggccaaaaattaacgcatgcgtactatgcgttcgcctcttatctaagaacaggtgttaagggctgttctgaaataagacgcgtcttagctaagccgcgtcttattttcgacgaaatgtgccgtttatacggaaagttcgcgtcttatttaagacgcgtcctatgtaagacgcgtcttatttgtcctcgtataaatggccctaatgtcgCCGTGatgtcacgtgcaaaccagtaATTTGAGATATATTGCCTTCTTGAAAACTCTGTTACGAATTTCTTTCCAACTTCCCCTACTTAAAGCCGCACATAAGCACTTAAAAATTAGAAGCTCCGTCATTAAGCCGTCCAACTAGATTCAAAATTCATGGCATTAATATTTTTAGGCGTGACCGCTTCACCGCCGTTGTATAACCGTGCAATAACTAACAATTTTAAAGTTCATGCctcagcgtgcgtatgtcgagatattgagcacgtgGGAAgttttggagagcacgaaagaggcgtaagagttgGTCGAGGCGGCGCAgccgagagcaactctagcttcttgagtgctctctaAACCTCCCAAGTGCTCAATTTCTCGACATACGTACAgctgaagcatgaactaattgttttataacattatcaaagcgatcaatgcagcagttaatttaaatttttgttattgtagcggcgcgcgctcaaagcagtacgcgtcaaaGTCTACGTGACTATATTTTTTACTTCGCAGTTATGTTTAGTAAACTTCTAAGAAGTTACCTAACTAGCAAGGgatgttttcttattttagcTTAAAATCCTGAGCTCTTCTAAACAAAGACGTTTTGCAACGCGTTATACCATTGGTCAATCTAGAAATGATTTATCCAATAAGAATTTTTGTCCTTATTCATGTTTTTTACGTCACTGGCCCTAAAGGTGTTTCAAACTTGCAACTTACCAAATTAAACGAACGCCTTGATTGGTCAGCTCAGTGTGAGTTAACCAATAAGAACATTTTGCCtattttgacattttatttttagcaagCCTTTGAACGTgctaaaaatatgtttttatgcTAAACGTGACTACAAAACGACATAAAAGAGCAGCAATATCAAGCCATTCATCATTTTGTGCGGACTACAGGCATACAAGCAAGGTTGGTATTTTAGTTGTCCTAGATTTACTGTTAAGTTAAAGAGGTTTTATacttagttaaaaatttaattCTTAGAACACTCAATGTAATTTTCCAATTTGAAGAGTTTCTTTCAGGTTAGATTCTTTACTCagttgtatttgtttttcaactGAAGATATTTTACTAGCGGTGGGCTATTTGGTTATGATGTATATCttgtcagtttatttttttatatatagtGTTACGTCCTGTTTTCGCGTTTTCATGGACCACCTGAAATTGGTTGATCAAAAGATGATCATAATCGTATTGGTTCGTCTATATTTCTTAACCTGAAAAAAGCAGAAATTATTCCTGTAATCGGTCATTTGCCTGTTTCtttatgttgattttttttgtaacccGAAAGAGTGAGAATTCGATAACTATGAAGAATAATTGTCTAGTAATCTTCAGGTTTCCTCGAGGATAGTATACAGCGATATACGCCAATACACATAAAAATTTTCCTCATTTTTCCCTGAGAAGAATGAACAATACTGTATTTCTGATGATTGTTAAACAATTAATATATTCACCCCACAGTTTGATTCTGCGATCATGCTATTCTGTATGAAGATACCATCGGCCATTATGTTATGGATAGTATCGTTACTGCTGATCCCTTTGTGTTCTGCGAATAGTAAAAACAGCAGCAACAAGGTGAGtttgatttgtgaaatttcagaTGATCCAGACTTTATTTGATATCAGTGATAAATCGAGAAAGTTTATGGTCATTGATTGCATTATTCATTTGCtagaaaaaatggaataaaatggAATGGAATCAATGAAAGTACGAGTCAGAATGATTGTCGTAACATCAGGCATcgttttcaacttttattttttgatatgTAGTCATGTTTTATGcttcacttttaattaatataTCTGAATTATACATGTTGATGGTAGAATTTATAATCGAAATGTATAGTCCCCCAGCCAAAAAATGTAAATGCACAGGAAATGAATAGTTgaacaataataaaatgatcattagTAGTTGAATTGTTGCTCAACTGAATGAACGAACGATGGACTTGATATATATGTGAGTGAATCTAGCAGTGAGGGTTATGTAGTGTCGGCGGCCAAAATTAGAGTCCTTCAAGCGTCTTGTACTACTGTACTTAGCTTATACCTgcttttatttatctattattattgttattaattatGATTTATAGTCAATAATTCAATTACTTATTCTTGAAAGGCcaattaagaaaaaaacatccCGAGAAGTGCATTAACTCCAAATCAATAGGaatgaataatttattcatttttttttttcatttcttccctTAATTTCCTCAACAGAATTCCCAACATGGCTGTTGTGGTTACTCTCCTTGTTTCTGCGCACCGGGGATACCGGGTATCCCAGGAAGCCCGGGACCCGCGGGACCAGCTGGTACATCGGGATCACCCGGGAATAACGGACCCGAAGGACCTATGGGTCCACGAGGAGTCAAAGGCGATGAAGGACCCCGTGGAAAACAAGGACTTCAAGGCCTCAAGGGAGGTACAGGGTCAACTGGTCCAGCAGGCCCAAGCGGAAGCAAGGGTGAAGCAGGTCCCCCTGGAAGTCAAGGTCCACCTGGCCCAAAGGGACTACAAGGCCCCTCGGGTCAAACTGGAAAGAAGGGTGATACAGGTCCTCCTGGAAGTCAAGGTCCCTCAGGCCCCAAGGGGGCTTCAGAGTCTTTTGCACGTAATTGGAAACAGTGCGTTTTTAAGGATCTGGACGACGGCAGGGACTCAGGATTGGTCAAGGTAAAAGCTAAGTGGCCTCAGAATAAAAAGTTCGTCAGTACTTGggttttatttaaaaagaaCGAATTTCATTTGAAGGTCTTGTTCGCGCAAATTTGCTTGGATTAGAACCAGTGGCCCTTGTGGCTCCGatcatttctttaattatttatgACTTCCAAAAACTTCACAATTTTATCGAGTAAAATCTTGCAAATCAAATGTTTTTACAAGGAAGCACTCCTCAGCAGTTTTGAATGGTAATACCATGGGATTTTGTTCACAGATTAAAGCGTTAGTTTAACCGACCCTGTCCCCACTGTACCATACGAAAGCATTGTTAAAGAGGTGTAATTCAGTGCCCAATCCAGACCTTGACGTAAGGGGGTTGGGgtgtccaaaaaaaaatattttgggcccttcgggcctcagtttggtctaaaaaataaggggggggggggggggcacccgGGCCCCTCCACTGAATCCGTCATTGTAATTTGAATCGTTGTAACATTAAGATATCCATAGACTCTGGTAATCTTGAATTTGGTTGCTCTTTCCTTTCAACAGGAATGCATTTTCAAGAAGACGTCGGACAACACAAGTCTGCGTGTCTACTGGAGTGGCCAACTCCGCATCTATAACTGCGACCACTGTTGCAGGCGATGGTATTTCACTTTTAACGGTGCAGAGTGCTCGGCTCCAGCAGCTATTGATGCTGTAGTCTACATGAGATATGGAAGAAGTAGCAGATTGAAAAATTTGTTCCGCCCACGTCACGTCGAGGGAGTCTGCGATAAAATCCACAAAGGCACTGTGCGCGTGGGATTCTGGGTCGGCAACTGCAAAAGTTTCGGTTCTGCTGATGCGCACACAGGATGGAACTCGGTGTCCCGGATCTACGTGGAAGAAGTACCACCCCCACAAGCTTAAAAAGagattcatttttttcttaactatAATCTCAAAGGGCTTTCTAAAAGGTTTTCTAGCCTTTAatgcaataattgttaaaagAGCTATTGAAGAAATTCTGCTATTGTAATGAATAGTTTTAAGATGCTAAACCAGCTGAAAAGACAACTTCATTCCCAGAGTTCTCTCCGTTTTTCTCGGCCCTCGGAGCAAGACAGAAAGAGGGAACCCTTGAAACTCAATTTTGCAAGTAATAAGGTTTCTGTTTTTAACAAAGCATAGAAAAAGGTCTTAAAAGTTATCTGAAAAACTGGAATCTAAGTCTGAATATGCAAATAAAAGTCACTTCTAAACTATAGAACAGTGTGCTGTGTGAACAGACTCGGGAGGAATGTTACATAAGTTAACACTAGGAGCCTTTACAAGTTTTCATTAGAATACTTCATTCTGATCCTAATACTGGAGTTTTTCTTATCAGGGGAGGGGAACTAGGGATCACCTTCCCCCTCCTTAAACTGTTTATAAAGCAATAATTTACATTTATACTCCTCCTTTACATATTAGAGTTTACTACACAACATCAATCTCGTATTCCTTACCTTCGTATTAACTAATGTGCAGTACACATGAAACAGTACATACTTTTAAAGAACAAACCTCTGAAACGTTTTTCCCCTGCGTTTATGGTGATGCATTTTGGTCCAGTTGTCTTCAATAGcaacaataaaattattcaaTAGGGATCTTTGAGGTTGAAAGGCAAGTTTTGTGCGGCTACtgcttataaaaataaaaagtaccGAAAATTATGTTCACATTTAAGAGAGGGTGTAGTGAAAGAGATTAAAAGCTTTGTTACACAACTACCGATTGGCAACGCCGATTTTTAACACAGCGTTgaaacattgttgcgacattgtttcgaattgttccaacatttgtttcaacattgcaacgctgtgttacgCTAAAACTCTTTGTTACGAATCTTCCCGTGAAACAGCAACCTTAACGCAACAAAACTCTGTATGATTACTATCACAAAAAGGCGTATACCCCTTTGTGACAACGAATGGCCCAACAATCATATTCATCTCAAAACCTGGTGAGATTAGTTCTATTTAAACagaattcatttttaaaatgactCAGTGAAAATGTTGGACACGAAGTTACAATGTGaagcaaatgaaacaaattttgtgtTGTGAATTTGCCATGAAAACAGCCCCTTATAGAGCCTGTTTACATTGACCTCTGGGACCTCagaggtgaggtaacatgcggcgggtcaccctaTCTATCATcgtgtaaacgtgatcaaattaaaatgcatGAGAGATAATATGGGCatgcgggttaccccacctaagcggctTACCTCACCAACCTGGGTTCcaccacctccatgtaaacagcttCTAGAAGGGAAGGGGTGAGGCGTGCTGGGGCTACTtcggaaaatttcaaaaatacccCCAAAAGATACTAGAAACTCGCTTAAAGGGGGTGGCCCTGATTTGGTTCACCCCCTAGGGAGGTACCAAGCTGTACCAAAAAAGCAGTTGAGCAACAAATAGTTATCTTTTATCTCCTTAAACACACCGCTGCAGCtctaacgttttttttttgtaaagtcaGATGTAAGTACGTTTTGTGACCCTTTAGCACTCTAAGGAATATCACACCTAAATAAACAAGCATTTCTTCGTTAGGTATGGTTTTTCTTATCcttatttactattttttttctttttgctcgCAATTAAATAATATAGATGCTCTATATGTTTGTGCTTGTTCAGTCGTGAAAAAACCTCAAAACTCTGGTTGTTTATTCACGCATGAttagcttaaaaataaaagaacagaAAATACACTCTTGTTCAGGGGAAACACACTTTAGGCGATTCAGCTTGGCCTCAAACAATGGAAGCACGCCTGGACGTGccagaaaacactttttctaaCGCATGACcgatttcaaaaagaaaacaggacAAAAATTAGTTATCTGTAGATCAGGAATTTTTGCCTCCCTAAAATAATAATGGTACTCCTAAACGTTTGTTAACAACAGATACTCTGACCTCAAAAATTAACGGAAAAGttgtattcttggtttgcagtCACATGaaaaggcggccatgttgatggTCAATACGCAATTCATTATTTTCTCATTGCCATTATTCTTCCATAATACTCATTGTTTACCCAccaaaattttgcgtaagcATTTCTTCAACTTCTTTTGGGACCACTGCGATCTCCAggagaaatttgaaacaatagtttgcaaaatatttttgtagGGTATTCAAGATTTTTAACGATATTTTCCCCAGTTCTTCTGCGAAGAACAAAATATATGATTTGTCCCCAGGGCCCGAAAAATGCCGAGAGAAATTGCAATACTTTGTCGTCGGAAAGGCCCTTTTTCCTCTTACACATTAGTTTTGAAAcacattttcacaaaatttaCAAGAAGGCAGCAGGACGAAGAAACTCTTAAGGGCGCATCCGTTCCAGCATTGATACTTTTAGTTCCCAACGAATTTACCAATCGATGATTATGTCAATATTTACGTATTGCGGCTATAATAGTCTTGGATGGTCACGGAGTCCCGCAAACGCATGATCCGCTCCATTGAGAAAGGAGGCCTCGAAATCATTTCCCCGAAGTGCAGTCAGAAGAACTGCGATCTTCGattttttataatttacaaCTTTTTCCAAAAGATTAAAGCGTGCTGTTTTATATTTGACTGCCTCCTAAGAATGGAACTGCATGTTTCCCGTTTAGGAACTATTTTCAACAATTTCATCATAATGCTTTAAACACTGGAAACAATGGGAAAGTAGCAACACTGCCCAAGGTAAACTGGACTTTGCGCGCagtggtttttattttttaggtacCCCGATATTTAATTCACTGCCATTAAGTTTAAGAAACATTAATTCTAAAGTTTTATTTGGGAAATCCTTGGACGATTTTTACTTGTAACTTTTACTGTAGCTTTAAACGGTTTTTTAACTTATATTAATTAGTGCATGTTTGCTTTTTATGTATTTCGGATATTCTTTAGTACTTCTTATTACTTGTCACTTTTAAGGAAATCAATGTTCTGTTGTTccctaaaagttattttaagatatcccttgttccctaaaagTAAATGGccatgttcccttgttccctaaaaCCCCAGGTCCTCAAATATATTGACCTCTTGAAAACTCTGTTacgaatttctttaatttccaaCTTCCCCTACTTCAAGCCGCACATAAGGACTTAAAAATTAGAAGTTCCGTCATTAAGACGTCCAACTACATTCAAAATTCTTGGCATTAGTTTCCCAATTGAGTCGAGGTGGCATGATTTTTAGGCGTGGCTGCTTCACTGCCGTTGTATAACCGTGCAATAATTAGCAATTTTAaagttcatgcgtcagcgtgcgtatgtcgagatattgagcacgcgggaagttttGGAGAGCACGAA encodes the following:
- the LOC140945709 gene encoding uncharacterized protein isoform X1 — its product is MCYKGFMFDSAIMLFCMKIPSAIMLWIVSLLLIPLCSANSKNSSNKNSQHGCCGYSPCFCAPGIPGIPGSPGPAGPAGTSGSPGNNGPEGPMGPRGVKGDEGPRGKQGLQGLKGGTGSTGPAGPSGSKGEAGPPGSQGPPGPKGLQGPSGQTGKKGDTGPPGSQGPSGPKGASESFARNWKQCVFKDLDDGRDSGLVKECIFKKTSDNTSLRVYWSGQLRIYNCDHCCRRWYFTFNGAECSAPAAIDAVVYMRYGRSSRLKNLFRPRHVEGVCDKIHKGTVRVGFWVGNCKSFGSADAHTGWNSVSRIYVEEVPPPQA
- the LOC140945709 gene encoding uncharacterized protein isoform X2, which translates into the protein MLFCMKIPSAIMLWIVSLLLIPLCSANSKNSSNKNSQHGCCGYSPCFCAPGIPGIPGSPGPAGPAGTSGSPGNNGPEGPMGPRGVKGDEGPRGKQGLQGLKGGTGSTGPAGPSGSKGEAGPPGSQGPPGPKGLQGPSGQTGKKGDTGPPGSQGPSGPKGASESFARNWKQCVFKDLDDGRDSGLVKECIFKKTSDNTSLRVYWSGQLRIYNCDHCCRRWYFTFNGAECSAPAAIDAVVYMRYGRSSRLKNLFRPRHVEGVCDKIHKGTVRVGFWVGNCKSFGSADAHTGWNSVSRIYVEEVPPPQA